One Pelagicoccus enzymogenes DNA window includes the following coding sequences:
- a CDS encoding IS110 family transposase: MAFSEDARIVRTGGHRSERVSSEINLRPEPSLSELSAEQRSLEATWLGYQTVERARHQRRELTSTRQIQAMNPTEYDIIAIDISKDTLEALSDKRSFSVSNKADALSELTDHIATFKTPLAVFEATGGYERILMQQLLAKGLPFARVNPARVRHYAKSEGVKAKTDPIDARMIRNFAKEKNIRPQTPPCEKRQQLAALLDRRSHLSEQLSREKNRRQNSDPLIHPSIERMIAIVQNELETIEEDIRELVQSDAKMRSQQGIALSVCGVGEVTAWTLLAHLSEIESLNRNQIVALAGIAPFNDDSGKTKKKRRIQEGRAKVRRCLYMATKTAAVHNEVIRPYVQKLRDKGKPYKCAIVAGMRKMLIHIQSLFKKLNLQLAQ; the protein is encoded by the coding sequence ATGGCATTTTCAGAGGATGCCAGGATCGTTCGAACCGGCGGCCACCGGTCCGAACGCGTTTCGAGTGAGATCAATCTGCGTCCGGAGCCCTCATTGAGCGAGCTCAGCGCTGAGCAGCGATCCCTCGAAGCGACCTGGCTTGGATATCAAACAGTTGAAAGAGCCCGTCATCAAAGACGCGAGCTCACCTCTACAAGACAGATACAAGCCATGAATCCCACCGAATACGACATTATCGCAATCGACATATCGAAAGATACACTTGAAGCGCTCAGCGACAAGCGAAGTTTCAGCGTATCCAACAAAGCAGACGCCCTTAGCGAGCTGACCGACCACATCGCCACCTTCAAGACGCCCTTGGCCGTCTTCGAGGCGACCGGCGGATACGAGCGAATCCTCATGCAGCAACTCCTCGCCAAGGGCCTCCCCTTCGCCAGGGTCAACCCGGCTCGAGTGCGACACTACGCCAAGAGCGAGGGGGTCAAGGCAAAGACCGACCCCATCGACGCGCGCATGATTCGCAACTTCGCGAAAGAGAAGAACATACGACCCCAAACGCCTCCCTGCGAAAAACGCCAGCAGCTCGCCGCCCTGCTCGACCGCAGAAGCCATCTGAGCGAACAGCTAAGCCGCGAGAAAAACCGGCGGCAAAACAGCGATCCTCTCATCCACCCATCCATCGAGCGCATGATCGCGATCGTGCAGAACGAGCTTGAGACGATCGAAGAGGACATCAGGGAGCTCGTCCAAAGCGACGCGAAGATGCGCTCCCAGCAAGGCATCGCCCTCTCGGTCTGCGGCGTGGGCGAAGTCACGGCTTGGACCCTGCTCGCGCACCTCAGCGAGATCGAGTCCCTCAACAGGAACCAGATCGTCGCCTTGGCTGGAATCGCCCCCTTCAACGACGACAGCGGAAAGACCAAGAAGAAAAGACGCATCCAAGAGGGTAGAGCCAAAGTCAGACGGTGCCTCTACATGGCGACCAAAACTGCTGCGGTGCACAACGAAGTGATAAGACCTTACGTCCAGAAGCTCAGGGACAAGGGCAAGCCGTACAAGTGCGCCATCGTCGCTGGAATGAGGAAGATGCTCATACACATACAAAGCCTGTTCAAAAAACTTAACTTACAGCTTGCTCAGTGA
- a CDS encoding capsule assembly Wzi family protein produces MQKLLPLFAITLATNAFASPRIESDSITSRHDMQLLRDNGAIESAVLTWPWPLGRDALGDHQSAIGDLESMAFPLSRMESVYSEASELGFRPTKTSLSLASDTLPFRSFGSQPREQFEASLSQSWLSEWFAGNVSLTYADNPLDGDEFRLDGTYLAMALGNWSFGIDQVDRWWGPGWDGSLILSNNARPVPALSLTRISPDAFENKWLRWIGPWTFTTFMGQLDNDEGERPGSDARLFGMRIDFTPFGWENLDIGLSRTAQWAGDGRPGDLDTFWRLLIGEDNRVNGVTFENEPGNQLAGIDYRLRIPGWNLAQYAQLTGEDEETYLPDANMLLAGLETWGELESTNATWRAYFEWADTRAGYLRRDPRPDRDFNTAYNHGIYRSGYRRKGRAIGHAMDGDGVMRSIGGFIVQENGNLWGAKYRNYSLNRDGRGPHSITIDPVEGSSIEVFAELNDLTFLPFVSDQRSAISHPKLTFGIHYIDEENQVTGESDSDLGGHVSIVTSF; encoded by the coding sequence ATGCAAAAGCTCCTTCCACTCTTCGCCATCACCCTCGCCACTAACGCATTCGCCTCCCCCCGCATCGAGTCGGATTCCATCACGAGCCGGCACGACATGCAGCTACTGCGCGACAACGGGGCCATCGAGAGCGCGGTGCTAACGTGGCCCTGGCCCCTCGGACGAGACGCCCTCGGCGATCATCAATCGGCAATCGGTGATCTCGAATCGATGGCTTTCCCGCTGTCTCGGATGGAATCAGTCTACTCGGAAGCAAGCGAGTTGGGCTTTCGCCCCACCAAAACCTCGCTTTCCCTCGCGTCTGATACGCTCCCTTTCCGGTCCTTCGGCTCCCAGCCACGCGAGCAGTTCGAAGCCTCGCTGTCGCAGTCCTGGCTGAGCGAGTGGTTCGCAGGGAACGTCAGCCTCACTTACGCGGACAATCCCCTTGACGGCGACGAGTTCCGACTCGACGGGACCTATCTGGCAATGGCATTGGGCAACTGGTCTTTCGGCATCGACCAAGTCGACCGTTGGTGGGGCCCGGGCTGGGACGGTTCGCTCATTCTCTCGAACAACGCTCGCCCCGTCCCCGCCCTCTCACTCACGCGCATATCGCCGGACGCCTTTGAAAACAAGTGGCTTCGTTGGATCGGTCCCTGGACCTTCACCACCTTCATGGGGCAGCTCGACAACGACGAAGGCGAGCGGCCTGGATCGGATGCTCGGCTCTTCGGCATGCGCATCGACTTCACCCCCTTCGGCTGGGAAAACCTCGATATCGGACTCAGCCGCACCGCTCAATGGGCTGGGGATGGGCGTCCTGGAGATTTGGATACGTTCTGGCGTCTTCTCATCGGAGAAGACAATCGCGTCAATGGAGTCACTTTCGAGAACGAGCCCGGCAACCAATTGGCGGGCATCGACTATCGTTTGAGAATCCCTGGGTGGAACCTCGCCCAGTACGCCCAACTCACCGGCGAAGACGAGGAAACTTACCTGCCCGACGCCAACATGTTGCTGGCCGGCCTCGAAACCTGGGGTGAGCTAGAATCAACGAACGCAACCTGGCGCGCCTACTTCGAATGGGCCGATACCCGAGCCGGATACTTGAGGCGCGATCCGCGCCCTGATCGCGATTTTAACACCGCCTACAACCACGGCATCTACCGCTCCGGCTACCGCCGCAAGGGAAGAGCCATCGGCCACGCCATGGACGGCGACGGCGTCATGCGCTCCATCGGCGGCTTCATCGTGCAGGAAAACGGCAATCTCTGGGGAGCTAAGTACCGCAACTACTCCCTCAACCGCGACGGCCGCGGCCCTCACTCCATCACCATCGATCCAGTTGAAGGAAGCTCGATCGAAGTGTTCGCGGAACTAAATGACCTCACCTTTCTACCTTTCGTCAGCGATCAGCGATCAGCCATTAGCCATCCGAAGCTCACCTTCGGAATCCACTACATCGACGAAGAGAATCAGGTTACGGGCGAGAGCGATTCCGATCTCGGAGGACATGTGTCGATCGTCACAAGTTTTTAG
- a CDS encoding TA system VapC family ribonuclease toxin, with translation MVHLLDVNVMIALVDQDHTHHKKVKSWFKHNQSSGWATCPLTENGFIRILSNPKYPGNAGNAQQITRLLRILKSNPGHQFWCDKISFTDFRGFQLNGTATHKAITDFYLLALSTLYQGKLATLDQRIDSSQVNGGEAALAQI, from the coding sequence ATGGTCCATCTCCTAGACGTCAACGTCATGATCGCGCTCGTCGACCAGGACCATACCCACCACAAGAAAGTGAAATCTTGGTTCAAGCATAACCAAAGCTCAGGATGGGCCACCTGCCCTCTGACTGAGAATGGATTCATTCGAATCCTATCGAATCCGAAATATCCGGGGAACGCGGGCAATGCACAACAAATCACTCGTCTGCTTCGAATCCTAAAATCCAACCCCGGTCACCAATTTTGGTGCGATAAAATCTCGTTCACCGACTTTCGAGGGTTCCAGCTTAACGGCACTGCAACCCACAAAGCAATTACCGACTTTTACCTGTTGGCCCTCAGCACCCTATACCAAGGCAAACTCGCCACGCTCGACCAACGCATCGATTCAAGTCAAGTAAACGGCGGAGAGGCAGCCCTTGCGCAAATTTAA
- a CDS encoding SLBB domain-containing protein → MKLLNPLLLLALAFCAATASQAQTLSAEQQAKLNSLPAPLRAQAMDELRKYQAQQSSSNASQALETPEVVKKNDAKPKEGDEQVEEEFDAADKLADEEEKSEAKVVKTELKQFGYDLFEGSPTTFAPVTEIPVPVDYVIGPGDQVRIQFFGKQSASYDLYVSRDGVLQIPDLGPMSVAGQSFNELKTTIIERVKEQMIGVEAFVSLGELRSMRIFMLGDVNRPGAYTVSSLSTMTNALFVSGGIRPIGSLRNIQLKRAGEIVATLDLYELLLNGDTSSDARLQPGDVIFVPPVGTLVGIAGEVRRPAIYEIKEDTSIQRIFDMAGGLTPKAYPSISQIERITPSGLKELIDIDLSASGQRSGLVENGDIIRIFSALDRVENFVRLQGAVERPGDYAWSEGQRVSSIIPHVEQLLPTADLDYALVVSRNPVTGVTTTRSFSLEQLFLQKDSKHDLLLEPKDRIMIFDGTKEERDGLDQVVARLKAQSTSENPQKVVSITGRVRHPGEYPLDRSMNVSDLVRAAGGFTEDAYTLQAELIRYQDNNKTNRDSLLIPVSLAGSLSDNAGQQDIALQEFDRLNVKRVPEWTEHETVIISGEVNFPGSYVIERGETLSQVIERAGGLTRLAHPESAIFLRESLRLTEAANLAKLRERLSSDIAAASIQSDAISLDGVETAQSLLDQLENTQAVGRLVINLPDILDGLEDITVIDGDELIIKQRPQAVTIIGSVNYPTSHLYQGGLSHIDYINLSGGLTKKADKKQIYIVRANGQVITEQKSRFFPKGGTIIEAGDTVVVPIDVDRVAPLKLWTTTSQIFYQIALGAAAINSF, encoded by the coding sequence ATGAAGTTGCTCAATCCACTCCTTTTACTCGCCCTCGCCTTCTGCGCGGCAACCGCCTCGCAGGCGCAAACGCTCTCCGCCGAACAGCAGGCCAAGCTCAATTCCCTCCCTGCTCCCCTGCGAGCCCAAGCCATGGACGAGCTGCGCAAGTACCAAGCTCAGCAATCCAGCAGCAATGCAAGCCAAGCCTTGGAAACGCCAGAGGTCGTCAAGAAGAACGACGCAAAACCCAAAGAGGGAGACGAACAAGTAGAGGAGGAATTCGACGCGGCCGACAAGCTCGCCGACGAAGAAGAAAAGAGCGAAGCCAAAGTCGTAAAAACTGAGCTCAAGCAATTCGGCTACGACCTTTTCGAAGGCTCTCCCACCACCTTTGCCCCCGTCACCGAAATCCCCGTCCCCGTCGACTACGTTATTGGCCCAGGCGACCAGGTCCGCATCCAATTTTTCGGTAAACAATCCGCCTCCTACGATCTCTACGTCTCGAGAGACGGCGTACTGCAAATCCCCGACCTCGGGCCTATGTCGGTGGCAGGACAGAGCTTCAACGAGCTCAAGACTACCATCATCGAGCGAGTGAAGGAGCAGATGATCGGAGTAGAGGCCTTTGTCAGTCTCGGCGAACTCCGCTCCATGCGCATCTTCATGTTGGGCGACGTCAACCGCCCCGGTGCCTACACCGTCTCCTCCCTCTCCACCATGACCAACGCCCTCTTCGTGAGCGGCGGGATACGCCCCATCGGCTCCCTGCGCAACATCCAGCTCAAGCGGGCGGGCGAAATTGTAGCGACGCTCGACCTTTACGAGCTCTTGCTCAACGGCGACACCTCTTCCGACGCTCGCCTGCAACCGGGTGACGTCATCTTCGTACCGCCAGTTGGTACACTGGTCGGCATCGCTGGCGAAGTGCGACGCCCTGCCATCTACGAAATAAAGGAAGATACTAGCATACAAAGAATCTTCGACATGGCCGGTGGGCTCACCCCCAAGGCCTATCCCTCCATCTCGCAAATCGAGCGTATTACCCCTAGCGGCCTGAAGGAACTCATCGATATAGACCTAAGCGCTAGCGGACAACGCTCCGGCTTGGTGGAAAACGGTGACATCATCCGCATCTTCTCAGCTCTGGACCGCGTAGAAAACTTCGTTCGCCTGCAGGGTGCCGTCGAACGCCCCGGCGACTATGCCTGGAGCGAAGGGCAAAGGGTTTCTAGCATCATTCCCCACGTAGAGCAGCTGCTTCCCACCGCCGACCTCGACTACGCCTTGGTTGTATCCAGAAACCCAGTTACCGGCGTCACCACCACACGCTCTTTCAGCCTCGAACAACTCTTCCTGCAAAAAGACAGCAAACACGACCTGCTGCTAGAGCCTAAAGACCGTATCATGATCTTCGATGGAACTAAGGAAGAGCGCGATGGCCTCGACCAGGTAGTAGCACGACTGAAAGCCCAGAGCACCAGCGAAAATCCGCAAAAGGTCGTGAGCATCACGGGGCGCGTGCGTCACCCCGGTGAATACCCGCTCGATCGCTCCATGAATGTCTCCGACCTGGTACGCGCGGCCGGCGGTTTCACAGAAGACGCTTACACCCTGCAAGCCGAGTTGATCCGCTACCAAGACAACAACAAGACCAACCGCGATTCCCTGCTCATTCCCGTAAGCCTTGCTGGCTCCTTAAGTGACAACGCAGGCCAGCAAGACATTGCCCTGCAAGAGTTCGACCGATTGAACGTGAAGCGCGTTCCCGAATGGACGGAACATGAAACCGTGATCATCAGCGGTGAAGTAAACTTCCCGGGAAGCTACGTGATAGAGCGCGGCGAAACCCTTTCTCAAGTAATCGAAAGAGCAGGAGGGCTAACCCGACTCGCCCATCCTGAATCTGCCATTTTTCTGCGTGAGAGCTTGCGTCTAACCGAAGCGGCCAACCTAGCGAAACTGCGGGAACGCCTCAGCAGCGACATCGCCGCGGCTTCCATCCAAAGCGACGCCATTTCCTTAGACGGCGTAGAAACCGCCCAATCCCTCCTCGACCAACTGGAAAACACTCAAGCAGTCGGGCGCCTCGTCATCAACCTTCCCGACATCCTCGATGGCTTGGAAGATATCACAGTCATCGATGGCGACGAACTCATCATCAAGCAACGACCCCAAGCCGTTACCATCATCGGCAGTGTCAACTATCCCACCTCCCATCTCTACCAAGGCGGCCTCAGTCACATCGACTATATCAATCTTTCTGGCGGACTCACCAAAAAGGCCGACAAGAAACAAATCTATATCGTAAGAGCCAATGGCCAGGTCATCACCGAACAAAAATCCCGTTTCTTCCCCAAGGGAGGAACCATCATCGAAGCGGGCGATACGGTAGTGGTGCCGATTGATGTAGACCGCGTAGCACCGCTCAAGCTCTGGACCACCACCAGCCAAATCTTCTACCAAATCGCCCTCGGCGCCGCCGCCATCAACTCGTTCTAG
- a CDS encoding four helix bundle protein, with the protein MAAYQFFEELPIWQEARELVRLIYKLTKQEEFSKDFGLKDQIQRAGVSIMTNIAEGFERRTTKEFQQFLNYSKASSGEVRSLSYVSLDQAYVTEEQFNSIREFTLQLSRSITGFDRYLGQSNH; encoded by the coding sequence ATGGCAGCTTACCAATTCTTCGAAGAACTCCCTATTTGGCAGGAAGCAAGAGAACTTGTCCGCCTTATTTACAAACTCACCAAGCAAGAAGAATTTTCGAAAGACTTCGGCCTAAAAGACCAGATCCAGCGTGCTGGAGTGTCTATTATGACAAACATAGCCGAAGGGTTTGAGAGACGTACCACAAAAGAATTCCAGCAGTTCCTCAACTACTCGAAAGCAAGTTCAGGCGAGGTACGCTCACTATCGTACGTTTCGTTGGATCAAGCGTATGTAACCGAGGAGCAATTCAATTCTATTCGCGAATTCACCTTGCAACTATCTAGGTCCATCACCGGATTCGACCGCTACCTCGGCCAGTCGAACCACTGA
- a CDS encoding Wzz/FepE/Etk N-terminal domain-containing protein gives MNEVNPPTPPPYPQYPYPPEEDELSLIDLWNIVWKRKWPWLTFGPLFAVLGIFYALKQPEIYRGEATLVPNSEEQGGGGLAALAGQFGGLASMAGINIGGGGSTETAIATLRSRHFLMPFIESEAAQKAIFADEWDEESKSWTVSKERRQEDNRPTKLETYERFTKECLNVSEDKKTGIVTLAVELQDPELAAAWTNQLADHLNAHLREQAKLEAEKNLEYLNKQITETRVLEIKESLYGLIESQTKNAMLANAKEDYAFKVIDPAVTPEERVRPKRALIVVASGMLGGFFGLFLCFVLHFVQTAKRQESKA, from the coding sequence ATGAACGAAGTGAATCCACCAACTCCTCCACCGTATCCACAATACCCTTACCCGCCAGAAGAAGACGAGCTCTCCTTGATCGACCTCTGGAATATCGTCTGGAAGCGAAAATGGCCTTGGCTGACCTTTGGTCCCCTCTTCGCAGTGCTCGGTATTTTCTACGCCCTAAAGCAGCCAGAAATTTATCGCGGCGAAGCCACCCTGGTACCCAACTCCGAAGAACAAGGCGGCGGTGGACTGGCCGCCCTCGCCGGACAATTCGGAGGCCTGGCGTCCATGGCAGGCATCAATATCGGCGGAGGCGGATCCACAGAGACTGCGATCGCCACTTTAAGATCACGCCATTTCCTCATGCCCTTCATCGAAAGCGAAGCAGCGCAAAAAGCGATATTTGCCGACGAATGGGACGAGGAATCGAAGTCATGGACCGTATCCAAAGAGCGGAGACAGGAAGACAATCGGCCTACGAAGCTCGAAACCTACGAGCGATTCACCAAGGAGTGCCTCAACGTCTCGGAAGACAAAAAGACTGGCATCGTAACCCTTGCCGTAGAACTGCAAGATCCGGAGCTGGCAGCCGCATGGACTAACCAACTGGCGGACCACCTCAACGCTCACCTGCGCGAGCAGGCCAAACTCGAAGCAGAAAAGAACCTCGAGTATCTAAACAAACAGATCACTGAAACCCGCGTACTGGAAATTAAGGAGTCGCTCTACGGCCTGATCGAAAGCCAAACCAAAAACGCCATGCTGGCCAACGCGAAGGAGGACTACGCCTTCAAGGTCATCGACCCTGCGGTCACCCCAGAAGAACGGGTACGTCCCAAGCGGGCCCTCATCGTCGTCGCCTCTGGAATGCTAGGTGGATTTTTCGGCCTCTTCCTCTGCTTCGTACTGCATTTTGTACAAACGGCTAAGCGGCAGGAATCCAAAGCCTGA
- a CDS encoding nucleotidyltransferase family protein, translated as MGVDRSELPAEFRFIALTLGFGAGTRHGHGGPGDFDFGGIDEAKLKGLLARHRVHVVFCAALKRMGLWERLSPKLRVELDTTARRLQLRQLALLAEFLRISKALRQEEVDFIALKGPVLSQLLYGDPTQRHCNDLDMLVRSSDIPDAIRVLSSIGFKQQDLLGIASQPLKDPIWTRLYHVHLTKDGMGVELHWRLSRNDVLINTPIEQLFASKQRVAVSGEEVSTLGEGHLIGYLAMHGASHCWNRLKWLLDVKLIREAGSGRSVAHAASSSFCAVGRGAELQSRASVTSLRPPELRSEDRRPPSRVVELVRSLLKSLEWSLGTTRGGSDRKASRAEKSPFLASSLCLQQLLAEDEYSGTFSNMVRRSWVLLTLHGGFGEKLRHISTLLVWPPAYEKVKLPRSLSFLYLVIGPVFWGREQLRLLVHRRRNK; from the coding sequence GTGGGAGTCGATCGAAGCGAGCTGCCTGCGGAGTTTCGATTTATCGCGCTAACGCTCGGATTTGGTGCGGGGACACGACATGGCCACGGTGGACCGGGGGATTTCGATTTTGGAGGTATCGACGAGGCGAAGCTAAAGGGGCTACTGGCTCGGCACCGCGTGCATGTAGTATTTTGCGCGGCGCTCAAGCGAATGGGGCTGTGGGAACGCCTTTCCCCAAAGTTGCGAGTCGAGTTGGATACAACAGCGCGGCGACTGCAGCTCCGCCAGCTTGCGTTGCTGGCTGAGTTTCTGAGGATCAGCAAAGCCTTGCGACAAGAGGAAGTCGATTTTATCGCTCTCAAAGGCCCGGTGCTGAGCCAATTGCTGTACGGAGACCCTACACAGCGGCATTGTAACGATTTGGATATGCTGGTGCGGTCGAGCGACATTCCTGATGCGATTCGGGTTCTTTCGAGTATAGGCTTCAAGCAGCAGGACCTCCTCGGAATAGCATCCCAACCTCTCAAAGATCCCATTTGGACGCGATTGTATCATGTTCACCTCACTAAGGATGGAATGGGGGTGGAGCTTCACTGGCGGCTTTCGAGAAATGATGTCTTAATCAATACTCCGATCGAGCAACTCTTTGCTTCGAAGCAAAGAGTTGCTGTTTCGGGCGAGGAGGTAAGTACGCTGGGTGAGGGGCACCTGATTGGTTATCTAGCAATGCATGGGGCTTCCCATTGCTGGAACCGATTGAAATGGCTTCTAGATGTGAAACTCATCAGGGAAGCGGGATCTGGCAGGTCCGTAGCTCATGCTGCCTCTTCCTCTTTTTGCGCTGTAGGGCGGGGGGCTGAATTACAATCTCGTGCGAGTGTCACTTCATTGCGGCCACCGGAATTAAGAAGCGAAGATCGTAGACCGCCTTCGCGTGTGGTGGAGCTCGTTCGATCCTTGTTGAAGTCGCTAGAGTGGAGCTTAGGCACCACGAGGGGTGGATCAGATCGGAAGGCCAGCCGTGCTGAAAAATCACCTTTCTTAGCCAGCTCTTTATGTCTGCAGCAGCTATTGGCTGAAGATGAGTATTCAGGAACGTTTTCCAACATGGTGCGCCGCTCCTGGGTGTTGTTGACGCTGCATGGAGGATTTGGAGAAAAGCTGCGGCATATTTCAACCTTGCTCGTTTGGCCGCCCGCCTACGAGAAGGTCAAGTTGCCGCGATCTCTGAGTTTTCTCTATTTAGTTATTGGGCCTGTTTTCTGGGGTCGAGAGCAGCTGAGGCTGCTCGTGCACCGTAGGCGAAATAAGTAA